From the Phyllopteryx taeniolatus isolate TA_2022b chromosome 20, UOR_Ptae_1.2, whole genome shotgun sequence genome, one window contains:
- the map3k8 gene encoding mitogen-activated protein kinase kinase kinase 8 isoform X1 produces MEYNYDNHIELLLAHMNIEDIINAAETLFQFEEEEEREGSLSSEGESLSPVAMDGNEDIGKFGTQQEGYTNEAGSVQHGTVTDLLSFVNLLSNMQATALQHLPEEMGVLLNKKDMVVKNGRYKINKDVLLFPWQLTYKNRGSDLVPKGSFGKVHLAQDITTRKRMACKLIPMENFRGAEVEFQARFSHENIAKLFGALLWEQNVHLFMEAGEGGSVLEKIDSCGPMREFEIIWVTKHILRALEYLHSHNVIHHDIKPSNIVLMSDKAVLVDFGLTVQMTEDLFIPRDLRGTEMYMSPELVLCRGHDTKTDIYSLGTTIIHMQTGNPPWVRRYPRTAYPSYLYIIHKQAPPLEDIAEKCSLAMRSFLERALEKNPTLRSSASELLKDEAINPPKEDQPRCWSLDSALEEANHAMLHQQNQQDDPAQDSSLYAEVSSPLKRNGSLYLGLGALSGHCPLVTGPPASEYG; encoded by the exons ATGGAGTACAACTATGATAACCACATAGAACTGCTCTTAGCGCATATGAATATTGAGGACATCATCAACGCTGCAGAGACACTCTTTCAGtttgaggaagaagaagaacggGAAGGGAGCTTGTCATCCGAAGGGGAAAGTCTGTCCCCTGTTGCAATGGATGGGAATGAAGACATTGGAAAGTTTGGGACTCAGCAGGAGGGCTACACTAATGAGGCTGGAAGTGTCCAGCACGGGACAGTAACAGACCTCCTCTCCTTTGTCAATCTGCTCTCCAACATGCAAGCAACGGCCTTGCAGCACCTGCCTGAGGAGATGGGAGTCCTGCTAAATAAA AAAGATATGGTTGTAAAGAATGGCCGCTATAAGATCAACAAGGATGTGCTCCTGTTTCCCTGGCAACTGACCTACAAGAATCGTGGCTCTGACCTCGTACCTAAGGGCTCCTTTGGGAAAGTTCACTTAGCCCAGGACATCACAACCCGGAAGAGAATGGCTTGTAAACTG ATTCCCATGGAGAATTTTAGAGGGGCCGAAGTAGAGTTCCAGGCTCGCTTCTCCCACGAGAACATCGCCAAACTCTTTGGGGCTTTGCTGTGGGAACAGAATGTGCATCTCTTCATGGAGGCGGGCGAGGGCGGCTCAGTCCTGGAGAAGATAGACAGCTGCGGGCCAATGAGGGAGTTTGAGATTATCTGGGTGACCAAGCATATTCTTCGGGCCCTGGAGTACCTGCACTCACACAACGTCATCCATCACGACATCAAAC CTAGTAACATTGTCCTGATGTCAGACAAGGCTGTCCTGGTGGACTTTGGGCTGACCGTGCAAATGACAGAAGACCTCTTTATTCCAAGAGACCTGAGAGGAACAGAG atgTACATGAGTCCAGAGCTGGTTTTGTGTCGTGGACATGATACCAAAACAGATATCTACAGCCTGGGTACCACCATCATTCACATGCAGACTGGAAACCCACCCTGGGTGAGAAGATATCCACGCACTGCCTACCCATCCTACCTTTATATT ATCCACAAGCAAGCGCCCCCCCTGGAGGACATAGCAGAAAAATGCAGCCTGGCCATGCGGTCTTTTCTGGAACGAGCTCTCGAGAAGAACCCCACACTTAGGAGCTCAGCATCGGAGCTGCTGAAGGATGAGGCCATCAACCCGCCAAAAGAGGACCAGCCCAGGTGCTGGAGTCTCGACTCAGCTCTGGAGGAGGCTAACCACGCCATGCTGCACCAGCAGAACCAGCAAGATGACCCTGCACAAG ACTCTTCACTGTATGCTGAAGTCTCTAGCCCCCTGAAGAGAAATGGCTCCTTATACCTCGGCCTGGGAGCCTTGTCTGGCCACTGCCCGCTGGTGACAGGGCCCCCAGCTTCAGAATATGGCTAA
- the map3k8 gene encoding mitogen-activated protein kinase kinase kinase 8 isoform X2, which produces MEYNYDNHIELLLAHMNIEDIINAAETLFQFEEEEEREGSLSSEGESLSPVAMDGNEDIGKFGTQQEGYTNEAGSVQHGTVTDLLSFVNLLSNMQATALQHLPEEMGVLLNKKDMVVKNGRYKINKDVLLFPWQLTYKNRGSDLVPKGSFGKVHLAQDITTRKRMACKLIPMENFRGAEVEFQARFSHENIAKLFGALLWEQNVHLFMEAGEGGSVLEKIDSCGPMREFEIIWVTKHILRALEYLHSHNVIHHDIKPSNIVLMSDKAVLVDFGLTVQMTEDLFIPRDLRGTEMYMSPELVLCRGHDTKTDIYSLGTTIIHMQTGNPPWIHKQAPPLEDIAEKCSLAMRSFLERALEKNPTLRSSASELLKDEAINPPKEDQPRCWSLDSALEEANHAMLHQQNQQDDPAQDSSLYAEVSSPLKRNGSLYLGLGALSGHCPLVTGPPASEYG; this is translated from the exons ATGGAGTACAACTATGATAACCACATAGAACTGCTCTTAGCGCATATGAATATTGAGGACATCATCAACGCTGCAGAGACACTCTTTCAGtttgaggaagaagaagaacggGAAGGGAGCTTGTCATCCGAAGGGGAAAGTCTGTCCCCTGTTGCAATGGATGGGAATGAAGACATTGGAAAGTTTGGGACTCAGCAGGAGGGCTACACTAATGAGGCTGGAAGTGTCCAGCACGGGACAGTAACAGACCTCCTCTCCTTTGTCAATCTGCTCTCCAACATGCAAGCAACGGCCTTGCAGCACCTGCCTGAGGAGATGGGAGTCCTGCTAAATAAA AAAGATATGGTTGTAAAGAATGGCCGCTATAAGATCAACAAGGATGTGCTCCTGTTTCCCTGGCAACTGACCTACAAGAATCGTGGCTCTGACCTCGTACCTAAGGGCTCCTTTGGGAAAGTTCACTTAGCCCAGGACATCACAACCCGGAAGAGAATGGCTTGTAAACTG ATTCCCATGGAGAATTTTAGAGGGGCCGAAGTAGAGTTCCAGGCTCGCTTCTCCCACGAGAACATCGCCAAACTCTTTGGGGCTTTGCTGTGGGAACAGAATGTGCATCTCTTCATGGAGGCGGGCGAGGGCGGCTCAGTCCTGGAGAAGATAGACAGCTGCGGGCCAATGAGGGAGTTTGAGATTATCTGGGTGACCAAGCATATTCTTCGGGCCCTGGAGTACCTGCACTCACACAACGTCATCCATCACGACATCAAAC CTAGTAACATTGTCCTGATGTCAGACAAGGCTGTCCTGGTGGACTTTGGGCTGACCGTGCAAATGACAGAAGACCTCTTTATTCCAAGAGACCTGAGAGGAACAGAG atgTACATGAGTCCAGAGCTGGTTTTGTGTCGTGGACATGATACCAAAACAGATATCTACAGCCTGGGTACCACCATCATTCACATGCAGACTGGAAACCCACCCTGG ATCCACAAGCAAGCGCCCCCCCTGGAGGACATAGCAGAAAAATGCAGCCTGGCCATGCGGTCTTTTCTGGAACGAGCTCTCGAGAAGAACCCCACACTTAGGAGCTCAGCATCGGAGCTGCTGAAGGATGAGGCCATCAACCCGCCAAAAGAGGACCAGCCCAGGTGCTGGAGTCTCGACTCAGCTCTGGAGGAGGCTAACCACGCCATGCTGCACCAGCAGAACCAGCAAGATGACCCTGCACAAG ACTCTTCACTGTATGCTGAAGTCTCTAGCCCCCTGAAGAGAAATGGCTCCTTATACCTCGGCCTGGGAGCCTTGTCTGGCCACTGCCCGCTGGTGACAGGGCCCCCAGCTTCAGAATATGGCTAA